One segment of Spiroplasma kunkelii CR2-3x DNA contains the following:
- a CDS encoding Mbov_0399 family ICE element protein has translation MRAIVLLLLASTLFPNSMTYYYFQSQSNKLQQDNYAMNNINLMRTKSVAPIYPTFTKTFNNGFYNYQVRQQQSAVKRYEYAIDISQYANNNNEFFNYYNSINIDFSLSFFHHSDYNNTITKKIQNKSSAYPDNYSSFIGQVNSRGADRGWSTDWNDFLAVYSKIFSDDTNTHEGIAWDYQVSGNMFYFYVYIVVVAGGNDKPTSAGAGVNIKSLTFNSIHDANKLKNKLNAALSKTLDFTSDYSGSLTDARNINDPSGQDNDLPTKLNEIIREQLGNEYSSWKNFILPPAFSDQTRKATTLIKFRDPETTQQEVWEFLTPINIRLSSGYWVNEISKRLHIIPGKIVDKNDSTKGMVTDEPETLVPPNIAKSYGGKYRYYTSVGMEFDALKQADDGTINPEYVEINGQPVSVLDNKFSATLEDTRINGKNNQNTYLIDIYYEDRAYQEKYTVEIVIETLVPNLQLKWYAWDPNNNPDQAELVKKTLPDGKPNPKYDSEINPNTGTKTQILWVKHKSEVPTPLDPLNKNGEVIDPKKNPQDYDLGFIAEGSISEMGVNQVFNDVNINSVYRRAVNANNLLGVANPTNRQKNQQIQSDQTGNYWADTGIWHYTVTMADLTTAQKYVIIGVEYQNKYPRFLDIINNNQAVEFWSTMHGMHLKNYLVDIKKLNTEQMLALNYEQVASYWKEYASDIIAQKVPPDPNPANYYDISGNFPTIKMNEIDTTKIRTLVLAYAQNYINQKVSGAVLGNDYAVVTKDGFDISSNPDALQPLLYNTTSPKYLYIKIKAKPLSSLLIGEAKGSIKNLKNYDPEKVVDLSKINFKNGKYNFEGYTVEKIKQWIIGNINKGLYPKYSQLVFNQDYGISINNIPPEDDNDNNVPGYFDDIFFKDFLDNTTQTKKITIFLYANNASDLTTGMTSFSLENDVNAIVPPDIPPGPIDPIDPNKPIIPEDNSNNGSDKRYLRWLLPVIIIPIIGIIIGGVWFYFRFKKRIR, from the coding sequence ATGAGAGCAATTGTTTTATTATTGCTGGCAAGTACATTATTTCCAAATTCAATGACATATTATTATTTTCAAAGCCAAAGTAACAAGTTACAACAAGATAATTATGCAATGAATAATATAAACCTAATGCGAACAAAATCTGTTGCTCCAATTTATCCAACTTTTACAAAAACTTTTAATAATGGTTTTTACAATTACCAAGTTCGCCAACAACAATCAGCTGTTAAACGATATGAATATGCGATTGATATTTCACAATATGCCAACAATAACAATGAATTTTTTAATTATTATAATTCAATTAACATTGACTTTAGTTTAAGTTTTTTTCATCATAGTGATTATAATAATACGATAACCAAAAAGATCCAAAATAAAAGTAGTGCTTACCCAGATAACTATAGTTCTTTTATTGGGCAAGTTAATTCACGTGGAGCAGATAGGGGTTGGAGTACTGATTGAAATGATTTTTTAGCAGTTTATAGTAAAATTTTTAGCGATGATACCAATACTCATGAAGGAATTGCTTGAGATTATCAAGTTAGTGGAAATATGTTTTATTTTTATGTTTATATTGTCGTTGTTGCTGGAGGAAATGACAAACCAACAAGTGCTGGAGCAGGGGTAAACATTAAATCATTAACCTTTAATTCTATTCATGATGCTAATAAATTAAAAAATAAATTAAATGCTGCCTTAAGTAAGACATTAGATTTTACATCGGATTATTCTGGTAGTTTAACAGATGCTCGTAATATTAATGATCCGTCGGGTCAGGATAATGATTTACCAACAAAATTAAATGAAATCATAAGAGAACAACTAGGTAATGAATATAGTAGTTGAAAAAATTTTATTTTACCACCGGCCTTTTCTGATCAAACCCGAAAAGCAACAACTTTAATTAAATTTCGTGACCCAGAAACTACCCAACAAGAAGTATGAGAATTTTTAACTCCAATTAATATTCGCTTAAGTAGTGGCTATTGAGTAAATGAAATTTCAAAACGATTACATATTATTCCAGGAAAAATTGTCGATAAAAATGATTCAACAAAGGGGATGGTTACTGATGAACCTGAAACATTAGTACCGCCAAATATTGCTAAAAGTTATGGTGGAAAATATCGTTATTATACTTCAGTGGGAATGGAATTTGATGCTTTAAAGCAAGCTGATGATGGAACAATTAATCCGGAATATGTTGAAATTAATGGTCAACCAGTTTCAGTACTAGATAATAAATTTAGTGCAACGTTAGAAGACACCCGCATTAATGGTAAAAATAACCAAAATACTTATTTAATTGATATTTACTATGAGGATAGAGCTTATCAAGAAAAATATACCGTTGAAATTGTTATTGAAACCCTTGTTCCTAATCTACAATTAAAATGATATGCTTGAGATCCAAATAATAATCCTGATCAAGCCGAACTGGTGAAAAAGACCTTACCAGATGGTAAGCCCAATCCAAAATATGACTCGGAAATTAATCCAAACACTGGAACTAAAACACAAATTTTGTGAGTTAAACATAAGTCAGAAGTGCCAACGCCACTTGACCCTTTAAATAAAAATGGAGAAGTAATTGACCCAAAGAAAAATCCACAAGATTATGACTTAGGTTTTATTGCAGAAGGTTCAATTTCCGAAATGGGAGTGAACCAAGTTTTTAATGATGTCAATATTAATTCAGTTTATCGCCGTGCTGTTAATGCTAACAATTTATTAGGGGTTGCGAATCCTACCAATCGTCAAAAAAACCAACAAATTCAATCTGATCAAACAGGTAATTATTGAGCAGATACTGGAATTTGACATTATACTGTAACAATGGCAGATTTAACAACTGCCCAAAAGTATGTGATTATTGGTGTAGAATATCAAAATAAATATCCTCGCTTTTTAGATATTATTAACAATAATCAAGCGGTTGAATTTTGATCAACTATGCATGGAATGCATTTAAAAAATTATTTAGTTGATATTAAAAAATTAAATACTGAACAAATGTTAGCTTTAAACTATGAACAAGTAGCTAGTTACTGAAAAGAATATGCTAGTGATATTATTGCCCAAAAAGTTCCTCCCGATCCAAATCCAGCAAATTATTATGATATTTCAGGAAATTTCCCAACAATTAAAATGAATGAAATTGACACAACTAAAATCCGTACCTTAGTCCTAGCTTATGCCCAAAATTATATTAATCAAAAAGTAAGCGGTGCTGTTTTAGGCAATGACTATGCGGTTGTTACGAAAGATGGGTTTGATATTAGTAGTAACCCAGATGCTTTACAACCATTGCTATATAACACAACAAGCCCAAAATATCTTTATATTAAAATTAAAGCAAAACCGTTATCATCATTACTAATTGGGGAAGCAAAGGGAAGCATTAAAAATTTAAAAAATTATGACCCCGAAAAAGTAGTTGATTTATCAAAAATTAATTTTAAAAATGGGAAATATAATTTTGAAGGTTATACTGTTGAAAAAATAAAACAATGAATTATTGGTAATATTAATAAAGGTTTATATCCAAAATATTCGCAATTAGTTTTTAATCAAGATTATGGCATTTCAATTAATAACATCCCACCTGAGGATGATAACGATAATAATGTTCCTGGATATTTTGATGATATTTTTTTTAAAGACTTTTTAGATAATACAACACAAACAAAGAAAATAACTATTTTTTTATATGCCAATAATGCTAGTGATTTAACAACCGGAATGACATCATTTAGTCTTGAAAATGATGTTAATGCAATTGTTCCTCCAGATATTCCTCCAGGACCAATTGATCCAATTGATCCTAATAAACCAATTATTCCGGAAGATAATTCAAATAATGGTTCTGATAAAAGATACTTGCGATGATTATTACCAGTTATTATTATTCCAATAATTGGAATAATAATTGGTGGAGTATGATTTTACTTTCGATTTAAAAAAAGAATCCGCTAG
- a CDS encoding IS30 family transposase gives MKDYTHVKYDERDLFEDLLSSNACKKKNGTINMSEIARQTNRGINTVKREINRFKKIEDYTAVEAHKDYYKKRKKCIKKLPEFTEEQLNFIQIRFNKYRDTPEQLIYRYFFKFNVKFPACVKTFYKWVRLGEFGLKKENLRYRGKKFKTKGKKDNRGQLTNFKSIWNIENKFSNVGWFEMDTVVGKNHQSSLLVLIEQSSKKYFAIKLENNTANEVFEKFKELVKVNNLIGKMKGIITDRGREFYKWRELEIFAETQIYFCDAGKLRQKPLIEYMNSELRHWFYKGTDFNKVSQKKLNWVVNDVINEKIRPCLNWISAKDIFLQNIK, from the coding sequence ATGAAAGATTATACACATGTAAAATATGATGAACGAGATTTATTTGAGGATTTATTATCTTCTAATGCTTGTAAAAAGAAAAATGGAACAATTAATATGTCAGAAATAGCACGACAAACAAATCGTGGAATTAATACTGTTAAAAGAGAAATTAATCGATTTAAAAAAATAGAAGATTATACAGCAGTTGAAGCACATAAAGATTATTATAAAAAACGAAAAAAATGTATTAAAAAACTACCTGAATTTACAGAAGAACAATTAAATTTTATTCAAATTAGATTTAATAAATATCGTGATACACCTGAGCAACTTATTTATCGTTATTTTTTTAAATTTAATGTTAAATTTCCTGCTTGTGTTAAAACTTTTTATAAATGAGTTCGTTTGGGTGAGTTTGGATTAAAAAAAGAAAATTTACGATATAGGGGTAAAAAATTTAAAACAAAAGGAAAAAAAGATAATCGTGGTCAATTAACTAATTTTAAATCAATTTGAAACATTGAAAATAAATTTTCTAATGTTGGATGATTTGAAATGGATACTGTTGTTGGAAAAAACCATCAATCTTCTCTTTTAGTTTTAATAGAACAATCAAGTAAAAAATACTTTGCAATAAAATTAGAAAATAATACTGCTAATGAGGTTTTTGAAAAGTTTAAAGAATTAGTTAAAGTAAATAATTTAATTGGGAAAATGAAAGGAATAATAACTGATAGAGGAAGAGAATTTTATAAATGAAGAGAATTAGAAATATTCGCTGAAACACAAATATATTTTTGTGATGCTGGTAAACTTCGTCAAAAACCTTTAATTGAATATATGAATAGTGAATTAAGACATTGATTTTATAAGGGAACTGATTTTAATAAAGTTAGTCAGAAAAAATTAAATTGAGTAGTTAATGATGTAATTAATGAAAAAATACGGCCCTGTTTAAATTGAATAAGTGCAAAAGATATATTTTTACAGAATATTAAATAA
- a CDS encoding AAA domain-containing protein, giving the protein MKKKILTILSEYKKRLLNDKSVGDIFLTKINTKSKNIINFLDLLFLSNQNPEKVWKNINKKENLIITKLSGETIREICGYVGGIINKSKNDAEFVSHLKQHAFNKYPILHYSKILEFIFTLFVKKEGKKISEESLLKLEKIISEETTKIFNKFTRILQDAKLYYFERNINPLYIGWPYIEGLTQSQKVFRAPLLLWPLNELSRTKNKIVLATKHDEILLNSAIRLSQIKDSNYNVAEFSFDSLTLTDDIFQKAITDLKTLGFKIKNEDKINYLYNLNYYKQNEQLSSNIVDNFDKYLINNYQVNILGLVFDCYLGMYNISSTTLYRDYCDLEKVSDHSVIQMFQNEYNIEEDWAENQLRYQEELNERTVMAINNYDISQKVAIKKALEKNTIIQGPPGTGKSQTISNLIVNNLCRGERVLFCAEKQDAIKVVYNNMKKIQNYCLIITNLEEKESFYQKILDSINNINQLYPEVESAMYLTKMDQLFDNIKKYKIFACQNTYQDYLQFLNNVKDHPLSLDFELLSQFYYFELEYEDYYRHCYRMYQNIIIVQKFLALFNDFPHFAEIYHRFRAKEFKKMLKKAEGLKPHKFLVLIFNVLKNNIVSYTINSVDENKFNLFKIEEAALIDALTREFKNIDYFVKRLELIDQNDRLRREDKNYDLYAYLGTVVKTEADMLLIYQHYFVHFFQSEHAELLKVGTLNWREELTKLSNQSMVNTTEYLTYLYHQQIRDVIKANYTETLPKIIEECRKKTKRSITYFFKNNYELIKILFPVIMVTPDIASQLLPLNHQEFDQLIFDEASQIFVERAIPIIYRAERILIAGDKKQLGPTNFFSSRFDYDGLEQNEELLALETTLTDKSLLDFASKQYNSSILRFHYRSKYSELINFSNAAFYDNNLIMISNKTKKDFPLKLIDVPNGVWKNRGNIPEAKRIVMLLKEIITIRKQQETIGVVTFNEVQKNLIWQYLTDEFEKTPALEQELHRMHNGRNEGLFVKNLENIQGDERDIIIFSIGFARDENNKFAQFFGPLSQAGGENRLNVAITRAKEKIYIVKSFPSALISEDSKHPGPRYFKYYLEYVEQLNRGKDQENKVLAKLTTAKSYDQEQQISKINRQFTTEVATALTAALSGYERYQIATYTVQGTYQIDVTVYDQKKDHYVLGIICDDLTYPIGVEQKEYDFYRQKYLVDRGWKIEAILHSNWLFKNYQADIINRIVQKIIGK; this is encoded by the coding sequence ATGAAAAAAAAAATTTTAACGATTTTAAGTGAGTATAAAAAACGATTATTAAATGATAAATCAGTGGGAGACATTTTTTTAACCAAAATTAACACAAAAAGTAAAAATATTATTAATTTCTTAGACTTATTATTTTTATCAAACCAAAACCCGGAAAAAGTTTGAAAAAATATTAATAAGAAAGAAAATCTTATTATTACTAAATTATCTGGAGAAACAATTAGGGAAATTTGTGGTTACGTTGGAGGAATTATTAATAAAAGTAAAAATGATGCAGAATTTGTTTCACACTTAAAGCAACATGCATTTAATAAGTACCCCATTTTGCATTATTCAAAAATTCTTGAATTTATTTTTACATTGTTTGTTAAGAAAGAAGGAAAAAAAATTAGTGAGGAAAGCTTATTAAAATTAGAAAAAATTATTAGTGAAGAAACAACAAAAATTTTTAATAAATTTACACGAATTTTACAAGATGCTAAATTATATTACTTTGAACGAAACATTAATCCATTATATATTGGTTGACCATATATTGAAGGACTAACACAATCACAAAAAGTTTTTCGTGCGCCATTATTATTGTGACCACTTAATGAACTTAGTCGTACAAAAAATAAAATTGTTTTAGCAACAAAACATGATGAAATTTTATTAAATTCAGCAATTCGCTTAAGTCAAATTAAAGATAGTAATTATAATGTTGCAGAATTTAGTTTTGATTCCCTAACTTTAACAGATGATATTTTTCAAAAAGCAATTACTGATTTAAAAACATTAGGATTTAAGATTAAAAATGAAGATAAAATAAATTATTTATACAATTTAAATTACTACAAACAAAATGAGCAATTATCTTCTAATATTGTTGATAACTTTGATAAATATTTAATTAATAATTATCAAGTTAATATTTTAGGATTAGTTTTTGATTGTTATCTTGGAATGTATAATATTTCATCAACAACATTATATCGTGATTATTGTGATTTAGAGAAAGTTTCTGATCATTCTGTTATTCAAATGTTTCAAAATGAATATAATATTGAGGAGGATTGAGCAGAAAACCAACTGCGATATCAAGAAGAATTAAATGAAAGAACAGTAATGGCAATTAACAATTATGATATTTCCCAAAAAGTGGCCATTAAGAAAGCATTAGAAAAAAATACAATTATTCAAGGACCACCTGGAACAGGAAAATCTCAAACAATTAGTAATTTAATTGTTAATAATTTATGTCGTGGGGAACGTGTTCTATTTTGTGCGGAAAAACAAGATGCAATTAAAGTTGTTTATAATAATATGAAAAAAATTCAAAATTATTGTTTAATTATTACTAACTTAGAAGAAAAAGAGAGTTTTTATCAAAAAATTTTAGATAGTATTAATAATATTAATCAATTATATCCAGAAGTAGAAAGTGCAATGTATCTAACTAAAATGGATCAGTTATTTGATAATATTAAGAAATATAAAATTTTTGCGTGCCAAAATACTTATCAAGATTATTTACAATTTTTAAATAATGTTAAGGACCATCCATTATCATTAGATTTTGAATTATTAAGTCAATTTTATTATTTTGAATTAGAATATGAAGATTATTATCGTCATTGTTATCGAATGTATCAAAATATAATTATAGTTCAAAAATTTTTAGCATTGTTTAATGATTTTCCGCATTTTGCAGAAATTTATCATCGTTTTCGAGCAAAAGAATTTAAAAAAATGTTAAAAAAAGCAGAAGGTTTAAAACCACATAAATTTTTAGTTTTAATATTTAATGTATTAAAAAATAATATTGTTAGTTATACGATTAATAGTGTTGATGAAAATAAATTTAATTTATTTAAAATTGAGGAAGCAGCTTTAATTGATGCATTAACAAGGGAATTTAAAAATATTGATTATTTTGTTAAACGCTTAGAATTGATTGACCAAAATGATCGTCTTCGTCGGGAAGACAAAAATTATGACTTATATGCTTACTTAGGAACTGTTGTTAAAACTGAAGCAGATATGCTATTAATTTATCAACATTATTTTGTTCATTTTTTTCAATCAGAACATGCTGAGTTATTAAAAGTTGGAACTTTAAATTGACGAGAAGAACTAACTAAATTAAGCAATCAATCAATGGTTAATACAACGGAATATTTAACTTATTTATACCATCAACAAATTCGGGATGTTATTAAAGCAAATTATACTGAAACATTGCCTAAAATTATTGAAGAATGTCGAAAGAAAACAAAACGGTCAATTACTTATTTTTTTAAAAATAATTATGAATTAATTAAAATTTTATTTCCTGTTATTATGGTAACTCCAGATATTGCCTCGCAATTATTACCATTAAATCATCAAGAATTTGACCAATTAATTTTTGATGAAGCATCACAAATTTTTGTTGAGCGCGCAATTCCAATTATTTATCGGGCAGAACGAATTTTAATTGCTGGGGATAAAAAACAATTAGGACCAACAAATTTCTTTTCATCCCGGTTTGATTATGATGGATTAGAACAAAACGAAGAATTATTAGCCCTTGAAACAACCTTAACTGATAAGAGTTTACTTGATTTTGCTAGTAAGCAATATAATTCTAGTATTTTACGATTCCATTACCGGTCAAAGTATAGTGAATTAATTAATTTTTCAAATGCTGCTTTCTATGATAATAATTTAATTATGATTTCAAATAAGACAAAAAAAGATTTTCCATTAAAATTAATTGATGTTCCCAATGGAGTATGAAAAAACCGCGGGAATATTCCTGAAGCAAAACGAATTGTTATGTTACTAAAAGAAATTATTACAATTCGAAAACAGCAAGAAACAATAGGAGTTGTTACTTTTAATGAAGTGCAAAAAAACTTAATTTGACAATATTTAACTGATGAATTTGAAAAAACACCAGCATTAGAACAAGAATTACATCGAATGCATAATGGCCGTAATGAAGGATTATTTGTTAAAAATCTTGAAAATATTCAAGGTGATGAACGTGATATTATTATTTTTTCAATTGGTTTTGCCCGAGATGAAAATAATAAATTTGCACAATTTTTTGGTCCTTTATCGCAAGCAGGTGGTGAGAATCGCTTAAATGTGGCAATTACGCGGGCTAAAGAAAAAATTTATATTGTTAAGTCATTTCCATCAGCATTAATTTCAGAAGATTCAAAACATCCTGGTCCGCGGTACTTTAAATATTATTTGGAATATGTTGAACAATTAAACCGTGGTAAAGATCAAGAAAACAAAGTATTAGCAAAGTTAACAACAGCAAAAAGCTATGACCAAGAACAGCAAATTTCTAAAATTAACCGACAATTTACAACAGAAGTTGCAACTGCTTTAACAGCAGCCTTAAGTGGTTATGAACGTTATCAAATTGCAACATATACAGTGCAAGGAACTTATCAAATTGATGTTACAGTATATGATCAGAAAAAGGACCATTATGTATTAGGCATTATTTGTGATGATTTAACATATCCAATTGGGGTTGAACAAAAAGAATATGATTTTTATCGTCAAAAGTATTTGGTTGACCGCGGATGAAAAATTGAAGCAATTTTACATAGTAATTGGTTATTTAAAAATTACCAAGCAGATATTATTAATAGGATTGTCCAAAAAATTATTGGTAAATAG
- a CDS encoding cation-translocating P-type ATPase, with protein sequence MEEYISQNNSNLETNLKTNFETGLTSEEVIVRKKQYGKNELPKSKVTPWYVIFGKALIEPIQLILIAAAVISVIAPMIGNNWQIQGEYFIDFSVIAAIVILDAILETIQTVKAQKSMAALKSFSKPKAVVIRNDSQQEIPANELTVGDIVILEAGKYVPAELRIIEQSDVFIDEAILTGESVPVHKIAYPIEQTTILAEMKNIAFMSTFTTAGRAVGVVIKVGQQTEIGKIATTINKTEETATNLEKKLTKFSYWIAGLSFIIAIVIFLALYFNGNKIGWINYLMVAITLTIGVIPESLAAVVSITLSFSTKRMAKQNVIVKKLASMETLGSVNVICTDKTGTLTQNKMTVKKVMMNNAVINADEYVNSSLDQHQDLFLKALVLCNDSVTEDKERIGDPTELALVDYAELFAYDEQDSRDKWERIDEVPFDSERKLMSTLNVIEGVSTTFTKGALDSLLERCDRIMIHNEILTLTKKDKKLLLKLADDLSGQALRVLAFAYNTNFDDEQDPEALEKKLIFLGAVGMIDPVRQSAIEAVKKAHAAGIKVVMITGDHATTALAIAKELDLAYSEYEVISSEQLNAMTDKQLIRIVDNIKVFARVNPEHKVRIVNILQQKDYLVSMTGDGVNDAPSLVKADIGVAMGITGTDVAKQAADVILTDDNFETIIKGVNEGRNVYQKIRRAITFVIGVNLANVLSIFILSLINHVSPVEATDILWMNLVIESILAICIGMADNDDTLMTIKPVQGKNPLFQNIWIPMIRITILTTSVCVGAYYFGMSFVPTQAYEDYGYHTAFDFLRSSDPNITIEMKLQISDFGRTGIFIVLTCAPSMFVNTVTLTNWKIKQHFTPIINRPLIYAAIGVVLLNIVILFIPWINNKVLNLNDLEVYNLNNWYFIPSCLAIAMIPVTIIVITDACNFWWHHGLKQHLRKLGKIKTNNF encoded by the coding sequence ATGGAAGAATACATATCCCAGAATAATAGCAACTTAGAAACTAATTTAAAAACTAATTTTGAAACGGGTTTAACTTCAGAAGAAGTAATTGTTCGGAAAAAACAATATGGAAAAAATGAATTACCAAAAAGTAAAGTAACCCCATGATATGTTATTTTTGGCAAAGCCTTAATTGAACCAATCCAATTAATTTTAATTGCAGCAGCTGTAATTTCAGTAATTGCACCAATGATTGGAAATAATTGACAAATTCAGGGCGAATATTTTATTGATTTTTCAGTAATTGCAGCAATTGTTATCCTTGATGCAATTTTAGAAACAATCCAAACAGTAAAAGCGCAGAAATCAATGGCCGCTTTAAAATCTTTTTCAAAACCAAAAGCGGTCGTAATTCGAAATGATTCTCAGCAAGAAATTCCAGCCAATGAATTAACAGTTGGCGATATTGTTATTTTAGAAGCAGGAAAATATGTTCCAGCGGAACTACGCATTATTGAACAATCTGATGTATTTATTGATGAAGCAATTTTAACGGGGGAAAGTGTTCCTGTTCATAAAATAGCTTACCCAATTGAGCAAACAACAATTTTAGCAGAAATGAAAAATATTGCTTTCATGTCAACTTTTACTACAGCTGGGCGAGCAGTTGGTGTAGTTATTAAGGTTGGTCAACAAACAGAAATTGGAAAAATTGCAACAACAATTAATAAAACAGAAGAAACTGCTACAAATTTAGAAAAAAAACTAACAAAGTTTTCGTATTGAATTGCAGGCTTAAGTTTTATTATTGCTATTGTTATTTTTTTAGCATTATATTTTAATGGTAATAAAATTGGATGAATTAATTATTTAATGGTAGCAATTACTTTAACAATTGGGGTGATTCCAGAATCATTAGCAGCAGTTGTTTCGATTACTTTATCATTTTCAACCAAACGAATGGCAAAACAAAATGTGATTGTCAAAAAACTTGCTAGTATGGAAACATTAGGAAGTGTCAATGTTATTTGTACTGATAAAACAGGAACTTTAACACAAAATAAAATGACAGTTAAAAAAGTAATGATGAATAATGCTGTAATTAATGCTGACGAATACGTTAATAGTAGTCTGGATCAGCACCAAGATTTATTTTTAAAAGCATTAGTTTTATGTAATGATAGTGTTACTGAAGATAAAGAACGGATTGGTGACCCAACAGAATTAGCATTAGTTGATTATGCTGAATTATTTGCTTATGATGAGCAAGATTCACGTGATAAATGAGAACGAATTGATGAAGTTCCTTTTGATTCTGAACGGAAATTAATGTCAACTTTAAATGTGATTGAAGGGGTTAGTACAACTTTTACAAAAGGTGCATTGGATAGTTTATTAGAACGTTGTGATCGCATTATGATTCATAATGAAATTTTAACATTAACAAAAAAAGATAAAAAATTGTTGTTAAAGTTAGCAGATGATTTATCAGGACAAGCATTACGGGTATTAGCTTTTGCTTATAATACTAATTTTGATGATGAACAAGACCCTGAGGCATTAGAAAAAAAATTAATTTTTTTAGGAGCTGTTGGTATGATTGACCCTGTTCGTCAATCTGCTATTGAAGCAGTAAAAAAAGCACATGCTGCTGGAATTAAAGTTGTTATGATTACTGGTGATCATGCAACAACTGCTCTAGCAATTGCCAAAGAATTAGACTTAGCTTATTCAGAATATGAAGTAATTTCTTCAGAGCAGTTAAATGCAATGACAGATAAGCAATTAATTCGAATTGTTGATAATATTAAAGTATTTGCACGAGTTAATCCTGAACATAAAGTTCGGATTGTTAATATTTTACAGCAGAAAGATTATCTTGTGTCAATGACAGGAGATGGGGTTAATGATGCTCCAAGTTTAGTAAAAGCTGATATTGGGGTAGCAATGGGGATTACTGGAACAGATGTTGCAAAACAAGCAGCTGATGTTATTTTAACGGATGATAATTTTGAAACAATTATTAAAGGGGTTAATGAAGGCCGTAATGTTTATCAAAAAATTCGCCGAGCAATTACCTTTGTGATTGGAGTTAATTTAGCAAATGTTTTATCAATTTTTATTTTATCCTTAATTAACCATGTTTCACCAGTTGAAGCAACTGATATTTTATGAATGAATTTAGTTATTGAATCAATTTTAGCAATTTGTATTGGAATGGCTGATAATGATGATACATTAATGACAATTAAACCTGTGCAAGGGAAGAATCCCTTATTTCAAAATATTTGAATACCAATGATTCGCATTACAATTTTAACAACAAGTGTTTGTGTTGGCGCTTATTATTTTGGAATGAGTTTTGTTCCAACTCAAGCATACGAAGATTATGGTTATCATACAGCTTTTGATTTTTTACGAAGTAGTGATCCTAATATTACAATTGAAATGAAATTGCAAATTTCTGATTTTGGTCGAACAGGAATTTTTATTGTTTTAACTTGTGCGCCAAGTATGTTTGTTAATACTGTTACTTTAACAAATTGAAAAATAAAGCAACATTTTACTCCAATTATTAATCGACCATTAATTTATGCCGCAATAGGAGTAGTTTTATTAAATATTGTTATTTTGTTTATTCCTTGAATTAATAATAAAGTACTAAACTTAAATGATTTAGAAGTTTATAATTTAAATAATTGATATTTTATTCCTTCTTGTTTAGCAATAGCAATGATTCCTGTCACAATTATTGTGATAACTGACGCTTGTAATTTTTGATGACATCATGGGTTAAAACAACACTTACGAAAACTTGGTAAAATTAAAACAAATAATTTTTAG